Below is a genomic region from Marinitoga sp. 38H-ov.
AATAAATCCAAATCTTGCTAAAGTTCAAGTTGAGGGAGGACTTGCTCAAGGTATTGGAATGGCAATGTATGAAGAAGTTATATACGATAAAAATGGAAGATTATTAACGAATAATATGATGAATTATAAGATACCATCACGAGTAGATATTAAAAATCTTGATGTAGAATTAGTTGATAGTTATGAACCAACAGGGCCATTTGGCGCAAAAAGTGTTGGAGAAATTGGAATAGATACACCTCCAGCTGCAATCGCCAACGCTGTTTATAATGCTGTGGGAGTTAGAATAAAAGATTTGCCAATTACTCCAGAAAAAGTATTAAAAGCATTAAAAGAAAAACAGAATTAAAATTAACCAAAAATACAAGAACGAGGATTTATTGTAACATTAAATTAATATATCTAAGATATAATAATTTTGAAATCCCCATCCCCCGATTCCATATAGATATATGGCATCATAAAAGCTCCAGAGAAATCTGGAGCTTTTATTTTTATAAATCTATATTATTCCTATTTTCTTCTGTTATTTCAATCACGGGTAAGTTGGCCAAAAAGTAATACCTCTCCTGAAAAAATAGCCGTATTATTCCTATAAAATTTTTTGATTCTTCAATAATTCTTTCCAATTCAATTAAAAAAGGGAGATACTTTTCTTCTAAATAACCGATTTCATCTATAACAAAAAAATCTGGAAATTTTATATTTTTTAATTCGTCAGTAAGTTCGTTAAATCCTTCTTCATTTATTTGCATGCCAAAATTATATTTTTTTCCTATTATGTGTTTTTTTGATGAGTTTAATAACCACGCATAAACATTTTCACCAATTTTTTGGGTGAAAATGCCATTTTTTATATTATATTTTTTTATAGCATTTCTCAATATAGTTGATTTTCCTACACCCACTTTTCCTGTTAATAATAGTTTCATAATATCACTTCGAATAAAAGTTTTAAACAATAAAACTTATAATAGCAGCGATTATTGTGTAATATCCAAAGTATTTAAGCTTTCCATTTATTACAGTTTTTTTCAGAATATAAAGACCTAAAACTCCAAAAATAAATGTGGCAATTCCCGAATTTATAACAGATGGAGTAAAATTAACCTTATTAATTTCTAATAATCCTGCGCCAAATGTAACAGGTAAGCTCATTAAAAATGAATATTTTAAAGCATCTTCTTTTTTAGCTTTTAAAAGTAATGCACCAAATAATGTAAAACCGCTTCTTGAAATTCCAGGAAAAATAGCAGCAGCTTGAAATAAGCCTATAATTATTGCATCAATATAAGATATATTCATTAAATCTTTTTTACCATTAAATCTATCTGATAAAATCATAGCTATTGAAGTGAACAAGAAAAATACACCTACTAGTTTTAATGATGAAAAAGCTTCACTAATTTGTTCTTCAAACATTAATCCAATAAAAGCTGCAGGAATAGAAGATACTATAATTTTTAAAGCTAAGTTCCATGCATTTTTTTTACCACTAAACATTCCTTTTAAAATAAACCACACTTCTTTATACACAAATAATAAAACAGCAAAAAAAGTCATTAAATGAAGAAATGCAAAAAACGAAACATTTGGATCAAAATTAATCAATTTAGAAAATAAAGCTAAATGTCCTGAACTGGAAACTGGTAAAAATTCAGTTAAACCTTGAATAATGCCTAATAAAATCTCTTGCAATTTATTTCACCTCTTTTATTTATTAATTATTCATTTAATATTTTTTCTAAATATTTTGAGATAAAAATTCCTAATACAAAAAATACATATGTAAGCCATTTTGATGTAATAGGAAA
It encodes:
- a CDS encoding nucleoside-triphosphatase; the encoded protein is MKLLLTGKVGVGKSTILRNAIKKYNIKNGIFTQKIGENVYAWLLNSSKKHIIGKKYNFGMQINEEGFNELTDELKNIKFPDFFVIDEIGYLEEKYLPFLIELERIIEESKNFIGIIRLFFQERYYFLANLPVIEITEENRNNIDL
- a CDS encoding undecaprenyl-diphosphate phosphatase — its product is MQEILLGIIQGLTEFLPVSSSGHLALFSKLINFDPNVSFFAFLHLMTFFAVLLFVYKEVWFILKGMFSGKKNAWNLALKIIVSSIPAAFIGLMFEEQISEAFSSLKLVGVFFLFTSIAMILSDRFNGKKDLMNISYIDAIIIGLFQAAAIFPGISRSGFTLFGALLLKAKKEDALKYSFLMSLPVTFGAGLLEINKVNFTPSVINSGIATFIFGVLGLYILKKTVINGKLKYFGYYTIIAAIISFIV